The Streptomyces sp. RKAG293 genome includes a region encoding these proteins:
- a CDS encoding sensor histidine kinase yields the protein MNIRNAGLAGIRGLALAVLGLVESIVLFVFAVVSISFISIGIGIFTTPWMIARVRDRADHRRELALRWSGVEIARPYRPAPEFRPGVAGSWRRLEWVLTDPATWRDLQWLLVDMTAGAILAYITAGLFLEGAFGWVLAAAVWRPIVSAGGTYWYAFIPVSDQTTAVLAALLGTVWILLGLRFSPTLLHRHALLTRAFLAPTPAAQEAALKRRVARLAETRSDAVDSSAAELRRIERDLHDGAQARLVAMGMNLGIVEHLLEQNPEKARKILSEARQSSADALTELRDLVRGIHPPVLAERGLGDAVRALALRGPIPTDVNVDLAGRFEAPVESAAYFTVSELLTNAAKHSGAERIWIDLRHEDGMLRISVTDDGSGGADVSRGTGLQGIERRLGAFDGVLAVNSPVGGPTMVTMELPCAPAAPAANQVR from the coding sequence ATGAACATCCGCAACGCGGGACTCGCAGGTATCAGGGGGCTCGCCCTGGCAGTACTGGGCCTCGTCGAGTCGATCGTCCTCTTCGTGTTCGCCGTGGTCTCGATCTCCTTCATCAGCATCGGCATCGGCATCTTCACCACTCCGTGGATGATCGCCAGGGTGCGGGACCGGGCCGACCACCGCCGGGAGCTGGCGCTGCGCTGGTCGGGTGTCGAGATCGCCCGCCCGTACCGCCCCGCACCGGAGTTCCGGCCGGGGGTCGCCGGCAGCTGGCGGCGTCTGGAGTGGGTGCTGACCGACCCCGCCACCTGGCGTGACCTGCAGTGGCTGCTGGTCGACATGACGGCGGGCGCGATCCTCGCGTACATCACGGCCGGGCTGTTCCTGGAGGGCGCCTTCGGCTGGGTGCTCGCCGCCGCCGTGTGGCGGCCGATCGTGTCGGCGGGCGGCACCTACTGGTACGCGTTCATCCCAGTCTCCGACCAGACGACGGCCGTCCTGGCCGCCCTGCTCGGCACCGTCTGGATCCTGCTCGGCCTGCGCTTCTCCCCGACGCTGCTGCACCGCCACGCCCTGCTCACCCGGGCCTTCCTCGCCCCCACCCCGGCGGCGCAGGAGGCGGCGCTCAAGCGGCGGGTGGCCCGGCTGGCGGAGACCCGCTCCGACGCGGTCGACAGCTCCGCCGCCGAACTCCGGCGCATCGAACGGGACCTGCACGACGGCGCCCAGGCCCGGCTCGTCGCCATGGGCATGAACCTCGGCATCGTCGAGCACCTGCTCGAGCAGAACCCGGAGAAGGCCCGGAAGATCCTCTCCGAGGCCCGCCAGTCCTCCGCCGACGCCCTCACCGAACTGCGCGACCTGGTGCGCGGCATCCACCCGCCGGTCCTCGCGGAGCGCGGACTCGGCGACGCGGTCAGGGCGCTGGCGCTGCGCGGCCCGATCCCGACCGACGTCAACGTCGATCTGGCCGGCCGCTTCGAGGCGCCGGTGGAGTCGGCCGCCTACTTCACGGTCTCCGAGCTCCTCACCAACGCCGCCAAGCACTCGGGCGCCGAGCGCATCTGGATCGACCTGCGGCACGAGGACGGCATGCTCCGGATCTCGGTCACCGACGACGGCAGCGGCGGCGCCGACGTCTCCCGCGGCACCGGTCTGCAGGGCATCGAACGCCGGCTCGGCGCGTTCGACGGTGTCCTGGCCGTGAACAGTCCGGTGGGCGGCCCGACGATGGTGACGATGGAACTCCCGTGCGCGCCGGCGGCCCCGGCGGCGAACCAGGTGCGGTAG
- a CDS encoding response regulator transcription factor has product MRVVLAEDLFLLRDGLVRLLEAYDFEIAAAVDNGPELQRALVELRPDVAVVDVRLPPSFTDEGLQAALHARREIPGLPVLVLSQHVEQLYARELLADGSGGVGYLLKDRVFDADQFIDAVRRVAGGGTAMDPQVISQLLARNVRNEPLGQLTPRESEVMALMAEGRSNVAIAERLVVTERAVAKHTSNIFAKLDLTLSDDDNRRVLAVLAYLDRS; this is encoded by the coding sequence GTGCGCGTCGTTCTCGCCGAAGACCTCTTCCTGCTGCGCGACGGACTGGTCCGGCTGCTGGAGGCGTACGACTTCGAGATCGCCGCCGCGGTCGACAACGGGCCGGAACTGCAGCGCGCCCTGGTGGAGTTGCGGCCGGACGTGGCGGTGGTGGATGTGCGGCTGCCGCCGTCGTTCACCGACGAGGGACTGCAGGCGGCGCTCCACGCCCGGCGCGAGATCCCCGGCCTTCCGGTGCTCGTGCTCTCCCAGCACGTGGAGCAGCTGTACGCCCGGGAGTTGCTGGCCGACGGCAGCGGCGGGGTCGGCTATCTGCTGAAGGACCGGGTGTTCGACGCGGACCAGTTCATCGACGCGGTGCGGCGGGTGGCCGGCGGCGGTACGGCGATGGATCCGCAGGTCATCTCGCAGCTGCTGGCCCGCAATGTGCGCAACGAGCCGCTGGGACAGCTGACGCCCCGCGAGAGCGAAGTGATGGCTCTGATGGCCGAGGGCCGGTCCAACGTCGCGATCGCGGAGCGGCTGGTGGTGACGGAACGGGCCGTCGCCAAGCACACGTCCAACATCTTCGCCAAGCTCGACCTGACGCTGTCGGACGACGACAACCGCCGGGTGCTGGCCGTGCTGGCCTACCTGGACCGTTCCTGA
- a CDS encoding DUF1203 domain-containing protein: MTITRETTAFHTSAIDPALLTRLRDTDDAGLAPELSTHEEGGAPLRCCLRHAAPGDRIALLSYAPLRHWAAETGANPGPYLEMGPVFVHADADACPGPPSGDGYPLPMHGTDRVFRAYSADGRILGGRLVRLGHDEAAAGAADAELAAMFSDPEVALVHVRAVEFGCFLFAVRRAG, encoded by the coding sequence ATGACCATCACCCGCGAGACCACGGCCTTCCACACCTCCGCCATCGATCCGGCCCTGCTCACCCGCCTGCGGGACACCGACGACGCGGGCCTGGCGCCCGAGCTGAGCACCCACGAGGAGGGCGGCGCCCCACTGCGCTGCTGCCTGCGGCACGCGGCGCCCGGCGACCGGATCGCGCTGCTCTCGTACGCCCCGCTGCGCCACTGGGCGGCGGAGACCGGCGCGAACCCGGGCCCGTACCTGGAAATGGGGCCGGTGTTCGTGCACGCCGACGCCGACGCCTGCCCCGGCCCGCCGTCCGGCGACGGCTACCCGCTGCCGATGCACGGCACCGACCGGGTCTTCCGCGCCTACAGCGCCGACGGCCGCATCCTGGGCGGGCGCCTCGTCCGGCTCGGCCACGACGAGGCGGCGGCGGGCGCCGCGGACGCGGAGCTGGCCGCGATGTTCAGCGACCCGGAGGTCGCCCTGGTGCACGTCCGCGCAGTGGAATTCGGCTGCTTCCTGTTCGCGGTGCGCCGGGCGGGATGA
- a CDS encoding GNAT family N-acetyltransferase gives MTDLLTRSPRTGTGRPRGDVQGIMNSPSVTIRDAAPGDLDGIADVHRGARATYYEGHLPEEAYNGPDELRRCREGTGRAIGSADRRVLCVLREDRVVAFAVLGFRTGEEKLFQFHVDPELWRAGLGSVLHRACVTAWRDAAVTAARLEVFGPNRRAQAFYARQGWVEDGHADDHVTMSLAVDTL, from the coding sequence ATGACCGACCTTCTCACCCGGAGCCCCAGGACCGGAACCGGCCGCCCCCGAGGGGACGTCCAGGGGATCATGAACTCCCCATCCGTCACGATCCGTGACGCCGCCCCCGGTGACCTGGACGGCATCGCCGACGTGCACCGCGGGGCCCGCGCCACGTACTACGAGGGGCATCTCCCCGAGGAGGCGTACAACGGCCCCGACGAACTGCGCCGCTGCCGGGAGGGCACCGGGCGCGCGATCGGGTCGGCCGACCGCAGGGTGCTCTGCGTGCTGCGCGAGGACCGGGTCGTCGCCTTCGCGGTGCTCGGCTTCAGGACCGGCGAGGAGAAGCTCTTCCAGTTCCACGTCGACCCGGAGCTCTGGCGGGCGGGACTCGGCAGCGTCCTGCACCGGGCGTGCGTCACGGCCTGGCGGGACGCCGCCGTGACCGCCGCCCGGCTGGAGGTCTTCGGGCCGAACCGGCGGGCCCAGGCGTTCTACGCCCGCCAGGGCTGGGTCGAGGACGGTCATGCCGACGACCACGTCACGATGTCCCTGGCCGTCGACACCCTCTAG
- a CDS encoding GNAT family N-acetyltransferase, which produces MSDLQRDGVIFRQATEDDVPALVALYDGAARWMQRQGIDQWKPGQKSEDHFLLRLKEGEVWLADTGGSAPVGGWELWWDDEPAWGPQPPVAGYIHRLMTDRATAPPHLGRAMLTHAEHRITRTGRSLSRLDCVATNPRLRTYYESAGYTVTGEQPLKDGGKGSRYAVTLLEKRLVS; this is translated from the coding sequence ATGAGCGATCTTCAACGAGACGGTGTGATCTTCCGGCAGGCCACCGAGGACGACGTACCCGCCCTCGTCGCCCTGTACGACGGCGCCGCCCGCTGGATGCAGCGGCAGGGCATCGACCAGTGGAAGCCCGGCCAGAAGAGCGAGGACCACTTCCTGCTCCGTCTGAAGGAGGGCGAGGTCTGGCTCGCCGACACCGGCGGCAGTGCCCCGGTCGGCGGCTGGGAACTGTGGTGGGACGACGAGCCCGCCTGGGGCCCGCAGCCCCCGGTCGCGGGCTACATCCACCGCCTGATGACCGACCGCGCCACCGCCCCGCCCCACCTCGGCCGCGCGATGCTCACCCACGCGGAACACCGCATCACCCGAACCGGCCGCTCCCTGAGCCGTCTGGACTGCGTCGCGACCAACCCCCGCCTGCGCACGTACTACGAGTCGGCCGGCTACACCGTGACCGGCGAACAACCCCTGAAGGACGGCGGCAAGGGCAGCAGGTACGCGGTGACCCTCCTGGAGAAGCGGCTCGTCAGCTGA
- a CDS encoding type II toxin-antitoxin system Phd/YefM family antitoxin: MKVPEVVTVSDARAHLSQILTVLSEDGAAADPVLIGAHRKPQGVLLSVEAFEALTGRAQRRDAVESATGSIAAEGLQASAEADRDAESYVRGGLDADELVARAIARHRGTSDRQAG, translated from the coding sequence ATGAAGGTTCCCGAGGTTGTCACTGTCAGCGATGCCCGCGCTCACCTCTCGCAGATACTGACGGTGCTGTCGGAGGACGGAGCCGCCGCCGACCCCGTCCTCATCGGTGCCCACCGCAAACCGCAGGGCGTGCTGCTCTCCGTCGAAGCGTTCGAGGCGCTGACCGGACGGGCGCAGCGCCGCGACGCGGTTGAATCCGCCACAGGATCGATCGCGGCCGAAGGGCTTCAGGCCTCCGCGGAGGCCGATCGGGACGCCGAGTCCTACGTCCGCGGCGGACTCGACGCCGATGAGCTCGTAGCCCGTGCGATCGCCCGCCATCGCGGCACGTCGGATCGGCAGGCCGGGTGA
- the pulA gene encoding pullulanase-type alpha-1,6-glucosidase, whose protein sequence is MSVPARIRRVAATVVSALLLATVPAAVPALAAAPPAPPSDAALAAQPARHDLTREQFYFVLPDRFANGDPRNDTGGLTGSRLVTGYDPTDKGFYQGGDLKGLTGKLDYIKGLGTTAIWMAPIFKNQPVQGTGKDASAGYHGYWITDFTQVDPHFGTNDDLKKLIAAAHAKGMKIFFDVITNHTADVVDYKEKAYSYLSKGAFPYLSKDGTPFDDTRYSTAAAGKDFPAVDADSFPRTPVVAPEKKNVKVPAWLNDPAMYHDRGDSTYAGESTDQGDFSGLDDLWTERPEVVQGMEKIYEKWVKDFAIDGFRIDTVKHVDLPFWTQWATALDQYAAQHGRKNFFMFGEVYSADTAITSPYVTQGRLDATLDFPFQDAARSYASQGGSAAKLSGLFAQDYRYTTDKANAYEAVTFLGNHDMGRIGTFLQQDNPGATDAELVRRDRLANELMFLSRGNPVVYYGDEQGFTGAGGDKDARQTMFASHVADYLDDDELGTDRTHASDAYDTAAPLYRTIAALSKLTKDNPALRDGVQTERYAADGAGVYAYSRTDQKTRTEYLVAVNNAPGAKTVAVPTGAAGADLRALYGATGTVHSGGDGKVTVTVPALSSVVYKADKPLGAPATRPSIALHAPAAGATGTVEISAGVTGGQLDRVVFAAQVGNARWQVLGSADHAPYTVTQALDAAVPAGTALRYKAVVTDSAGHTSSATAATTSGAPVVPTPPSAVSRDYAVVHYQRTDGDYTDWGLYTWGDIADGEGTTWPAGKPFSGRDAYGAFAYVKLKPGASSVGFIAVDKNGVKDTDADRAVDLTKTGEVWIKQGSPEVLNAPPTGAYPPQDTTKAVLHYQRADGDYAHWGLHTWTGAATPTDWTKPLQPTRIDAYGAVYEVPLAPGATSLSYILHNGDAKDLPSDQSLDLASSGHEVWLLAGTQKYLLPQPKGTGGDLDLSKAQAQWIDRDTVAWHTDASASASQQLVYAPDGGITVKDGALSDEGHWLRLSPVAGGLTAAQKAKYPQLKEYAAFTVDPRDRDRIGAALPGQLIATQRAANGALLAATGVQTQGVLDDLYAAKAQRATLGPVFDHGRPALSVWAPTAHGVAVEIDGRTVPMRRDAGSGVWSVTGGRDWTGKPYRYAVTVWAPSVQKLVTNLVTDPYSVALTADSARSLLVDLADPKLAPKGWQRQAKPAAVPLAQAQIQELHIRDFSVADTTVPAAQRGKYTAFTAPGSAGMTHLRALAKAGTDYVHLLPAFDFATVPEKTADQAVPDCDLASFPADSEKQQECVAKAAAKDAYNWGYDPYHYTVPEGSYATDPDGAGRTTEFRQMVQGLNNAGLRVVMDVVYNHTAASGQADTSVLDKIVPGYYQRLMPDGSVANSTCCSNTAPENAMMGKLVVDSLVTWAKEYKVDGFRFDLMGHHPKANILAVRKALDALTPARDGVDGKKIIMYGEGWNFGEVADNARFEQATQANMAGTGIATFSDRARDAVRGGSPFDADPGVQGFASGLYTDPNSSTANGTPAEQKTRLLHYQDLIKVGLTGNLSAFTFTDSAGKQVRGSEVDYNGQPAGYAAAPGDALAYVDAHDNESLYDALAFKLPAATTAADRARMQVLAESTAMLSQGPALYQAGSDLLRSKSLDRNSFDSGDWFNAIHWDCATGNGFGRGLPPAADNRPKWPFAKPLLTSPALHPGCAEITGASAAYQDLLRIRSTEPAFALTSTTQVQDRLSFPLSGQDETPGVITMRLGDLVVVFNATPTARTQRVPALSGTPYALHPTQSAGSDPIVKTATYDKTTGTFTIPARTVAIYTKR, encoded by the coding sequence GTGTCCGTACCCGCACGCATACGACGTGTGGCAGCGACGGTGGTGTCGGCGCTGCTGCTGGCCACCGTGCCGGCCGCCGTGCCCGCCCTGGCCGCCGCGCCACCCGCCCCGCCGTCCGACGCGGCGCTCGCCGCCCAGCCGGCCCGCCACGACCTCACGCGTGAGCAGTTCTACTTCGTCCTGCCGGACCGCTTCGCCAACGGCGACCCCCGCAACGACACCGGCGGGCTCACCGGCTCCCGGCTGGTCACCGGCTACGACCCCACCGACAAGGGCTTCTACCAGGGCGGCGACCTCAAGGGCCTGACCGGGAAGCTCGACTACATCAAGGGGCTCGGCACCACCGCCATCTGGATGGCGCCGATCTTCAAGAACCAGCCCGTGCAGGGCACCGGCAAGGACGCGTCGGCCGGCTACCACGGCTACTGGATCACCGACTTCACCCAGGTCGACCCGCACTTCGGGACCAACGACGACCTGAAGAAGCTCATCGCCGCCGCCCACGCCAAGGGCATGAAGATCTTCTTCGACGTCATCACCAATCACACCGCCGACGTCGTGGACTACAAGGAGAAGGCGTACTCCTACCTCTCCAAGGGCGCGTTCCCGTACCTGAGCAAGGACGGCACCCCCTTCGACGACACCCGGTACTCGACGGCCGCGGCGGGCAAGGACTTCCCGGCCGTCGACGCCGACTCCTTCCCGCGGACGCCCGTGGTGGCGCCGGAGAAGAAGAACGTCAAGGTGCCGGCCTGGCTCAACGACCCGGCGATGTACCACGACCGGGGCGACTCCACCTACGCCGGGGAGAGCACCGACCAGGGCGACTTCTCCGGCCTCGACGACCTGTGGACCGAGCGTCCCGAGGTCGTCCAGGGCATGGAGAAGATCTACGAGAAGTGGGTCAAGGACTTCGCGATCGACGGCTTCCGGATCGACACCGTCAAACACGTCGACCTGCCGTTCTGGACCCAGTGGGCCACCGCGCTGGATCAGTACGCCGCCCAGCACGGCCGGAAGAACTTCTTCATGTTCGGCGAGGTCTACTCCGCCGACACCGCGATCACCTCGCCCTACGTCACCCAGGGCCGGCTCGACGCGACCCTGGACTTCCCCTTCCAGGACGCCGCACGCTCCTACGCCTCCCAGGGCGGCTCCGCGGCCAAGCTGTCCGGCCTCTTCGCGCAGGACTACCGGTACACCACCGACAAGGCCAACGCCTACGAGGCGGTGACGTTCCTCGGCAACCACGACATGGGCCGGATCGGGACCTTCCTCCAGCAGGACAACCCCGGCGCCACCGACGCGGAGCTGGTGCGCCGGGACCGGCTCGCCAACGAGCTGATGTTCCTCAGCCGCGGCAACCCCGTCGTCTACTACGGCGACGAGCAGGGCTTCACCGGCGCGGGCGGCGACAAGGACGCCCGGCAGACCATGTTCGCCTCCCACGTCGCCGACTACCTCGACGACGACGAGCTGGGCACCGACCGCACCCACGCCAGTGACGCCTACGACACCGCGGCGCCGCTGTACCGGACGATCGCCGCGCTCTCGAAGCTGACCAAGGACAACCCGGCGCTGCGCGACGGCGTGCAGACCGAGCGGTACGCGGCCGACGGCGCGGGCGTGTACGCGTACTCCCGTACGGACCAGAAGACCAGGACCGAGTACCTGGTCGCGGTGAACAACGCGCCCGGGGCGAAGACCGTGGCGGTACCGACCGGCGCGGCCGGGGCGGACCTCCGCGCGCTCTACGGCGCCACCGGCACCGTGCACAGCGGCGGCGACGGCAAGGTCACCGTGACCGTCCCCGCGCTGTCCTCCGTCGTCTACAAGGCGGACAAGCCGCTCGGCGCTCCGGCCACCCGGCCGTCGATCGCGCTGCACGCCCCCGCCGCCGGTGCCACCGGCACCGTCGAGATCTCCGCCGGCGTGACCGGCGGGCAGCTCGACCGGGTGGTCTTCGCCGCCCAGGTCGGCAACGCCAGGTGGCAGGTGCTCGGCTCCGCCGACCACGCGCCCTACACCGTCACCCAGGCGCTCGACGCGGCCGTCCCCGCCGGGACCGCCCTGCGCTACAAGGCCGTGGTGACCGACTCCGCCGGCCACACCAGCAGCGCGACCGCCGCCACCACCAGCGGCGCACCCGTCGTGCCGACGCCGCCCAGCGCCGTCTCCCGCGACTACGCGGTCGTGCACTACCAGCGCACCGACGGCGACTACACCGACTGGGGCCTGTACACCTGGGGCGACATCGCCGACGGCGAAGGCACCACCTGGCCGGCCGGCAAGCCCTTCTCCGGGCGCGACGCCTACGGCGCCTTCGCCTACGTCAAGCTCAAGCCGGGCGCGTCCAGCGTCGGCTTCATCGCCGTCGACAAGAACGGCGTCAAGGACACCGACGCGGACCGGGCCGTCGACCTCACGAAGACCGGCGAGGTGTGGATCAAGCAGGGCAGCCCCGAGGTGCTCAACGCGCCGCCCACCGGCGCCTACCCGCCGCAGGACACCACCAAGGCCGTCCTGCACTACCAGCGCGCCGACGGCGACTACGCCCACTGGGGCCTGCACACCTGGACCGGCGCCGCCACGCCCACCGACTGGACCAAGCCGCTCCAGCCGACGCGGATCGACGCCTATGGTGCGGTGTACGAGGTGCCGCTCGCACCGGGCGCCACCTCGCTGAGCTACATCCTTCACAACGGCGACGCCAAGGACCTGCCGTCCGACCAGTCCCTGGACCTCGCCTCCAGCGGGCATGAGGTGTGGCTGTTGGCCGGCACGCAGAAGTACCTGCTCCCGCAGCCCAAGGGCACGGGCGGCGACCTCGACCTGAGCAAGGCGCAGGCGCAGTGGATCGACCGCGACACCGTCGCCTGGCACACCGACGCGAGCGCGTCCGCCAGCCAGCAGCTCGTCTACGCCCCCGACGGCGGCATCACCGTCAAGGACGGCGCCCTGTCCGACGAGGGCCACTGGCTGCGGCTGTCCCCGGTCGCCGGCGGCCTGACCGCCGCCCAGAAGGCGAAGTACCCGCAGCTGAAGGAGTACGCGGCCTTCACCGTCGACCCGCGCGACCGGGACCGGATCGGCGCCGCGCTGCCCGGCCAGCTCATCGCCACCCAGCGCGCCGCGAACGGGGCGCTGCTCGCCGCCACCGGTGTGCAGACGCAGGGAGTGCTCGACGACCTGTACGCCGCGAAGGCGCAGCGCGCGACGCTCGGCCCGGTCTTCGACCACGGCCGGCCCGCCCTGTCGGTCTGGGCGCCCACGGCGCACGGCGTCGCGGTGGAGATCGACGGCAGGACCGTCCCCATGCGGCGCGACGCCGGCAGCGGCGTCTGGTCGGTGACCGGCGGCCGCGACTGGACGGGCAAGCCGTACCGGTACGCGGTCACCGTCTGGGCGCCGAGCGTCCAGAAGCTGGTCACCAACCTGGTGACCGACCCGTACTCGGTCGCCCTGACCGCCGACTCCGCCCGCAGCCTCCTCGTCGACCTGGCCGACCCGAAGCTCGCCCCCAAGGGCTGGCAGCGGCAGGCCAAACCGGCGGCCGTGCCGCTGGCCCAGGCGCAGATCCAGGAACTGCACATCCGTGACTTCTCGGTCGCGGACACCACCGTCCCGGCCGCGCAGCGCGGCAAGTACACCGCCTTCACGGCTCCGGGTTCGGCGGGCATGACGCATCTGCGGGCGCTGGCCAAGGCGGGCACGGACTATGTGCACCTGCTGCCCGCGTTCGACTTCGCGACCGTCCCGGAGAAGACCGCCGACCAGGCGGTCCCGGACTGCGACCTCGCCTCCTTCCCCGCCGACTCCGAGAAGCAGCAGGAGTGCGTGGCCAAGGCCGCGGCCAAGGACGCCTACAACTGGGGCTACGACCCGTACCACTACACGGTCCCCGAGGGCTCCTACGCCACCGACCCGGACGGCGCGGGCCGCACCACCGAGTTCCGGCAGATGGTGCAGGGCCTGAACAACGCGGGGCTGCGGGTGGTGATGGACGTGGTCTACAACCACACCGCCGCCTCAGGGCAGGCCGACACCTCGGTCCTCGACAAGATCGTGCCCGGCTACTACCAGCGGCTGATGCCGGACGGCTCGGTCGCCAACTCCACGTGCTGCTCCAACACCGCGCCGGAGAACGCGATGATGGGGAAGCTGGTCGTCGACTCCCTCGTCACCTGGGCGAAGGAGTACAAGGTCGACGGCTTCCGCTTCGACCTGATGGGCCACCACCCGAAGGCGAACATCCTCGCCGTCCGCAAGGCGCTGGACGCGCTGACCCCCGCCAGGGACGGCGTCGACGGCAAGAAGATCATCATGTACGGCGAGGGCTGGAACTTCGGCGAGGTCGCCGACAACGCCCGCTTCGAGCAGGCCACCCAGGCCAACATGGCCGGCACCGGCATCGCCACCTTCAGCGACCGGGCCCGCGACGCCGTACGCGGCGGCAGCCCGTTCGACGCCGACCCCGGCGTGCAGGGCTTCGCCAGCGGCCTCTACACCGACCCCAACTCCTCGACCGCCAACGGCACTCCCGCCGAACAGAAGACCCGGCTGCTGCACTACCAGGACCTCATCAAGGTCGGGCTCACCGGCAACCTGAGCGCGTTCACCTTCACCGACTCCGCCGGCAAGCAGGTGCGCGGCTCCGAGGTCGACTACAACGGCCAGCCCGCCGGATACGCGGCGGCCCCGGGCGACGCGCTCGCCTACGTCGACGCGCACGACAACGAATCGCTGTACGACGCCCTGGCCTTCAAGCTCCCGGCCGCCACGACGGCCGCCGACCGGGCCCGCATGCAGGTGCTCGCCGAATCGACCGCCATGCTCTCCCAGGGCCCGGCGCTCTACCAGGCGGGCAGCGACCTGCTGCGCTCCAAGTCCCTGGACCGCAACTCCTTCGACTCCGGTGACTGGTTCAACGCCATCCACTGGGACTGCGCCACCGGCAACGGCTTCGGCCGCGGCCTCCCGCCGGCCGCCGACAACCGGCCCAAGTGGCCCTTCGCCAAGCCGCTGCTCACCTCCCCGGCCCTGCACCCCGGCTGCGCCGAGATCACCGGCGCCTCCGCCGCCTACCAGGACCTGCTCAGGATCCGCTCCACCGAACCGGCCTTCGCCCTGACCTCCACCACCCAGGTCCAGGACCGGCTCTCCTTCCCGCTCTCGGGCCAGGACGAGACCCCGGGCGTCATCACGATGCGCCTCGGCGACCTGGTCGTGGTCTTCAACGCCACGCCCACCGCCCGGACCCAGCGAGTCCCCGCCCTCTCCGGCACCCCCTACGCCCTCCACCCGACCCAGTCCGCCGGCTCCGACCCGATCGTCAAAACCGCCACCTACGACAAGACCACTGGAACCTTCACGATCCCGGCCCGCACGGTCGCGATCTACACGAAGCGATAG
- a CDS encoding extracellular solute-binding protein, which yields MRRGISAVAMAAAIVLGATACGGSSDNKSTGDAAKDPAGVSGDITYWDTSDATNEAPVYQSLIKDFMAKYPKIKVKYVNVPFSDVENKFKTAAQSGKGAPDVVRADVGLIPEYASNHYIAPLDGTAALKDTGDFTQGPLSTTKYEGKTYGVPSVTDTLGLLYNKELFAKAGITKPPTTWDEFISVSKTIKAKTGVAGTYVNPDTYFLMPLLFGEGTDLADAAAKKITVNSPEAVRAVTKAKEIYDTSSEKVDFASAYDNMQTSFKNGKVAMLIQGPWSVGDDISGSAFKGKESNLGYAPVPAGSTGKPQAPTGGHDLAVYQGSKNLDASYLFTEFMTSSASQVTIATKTGTLPTRTSAYTPAVTADPKIAGFKSIMDTARPRVALPQVASLFTPLQQQYVKILQGQVSVQAGLNAAAAEFGKLLPGFTVAK from the coding sequence ATGCGACGCGGCATATCCGCCGTGGCGATGGCCGCGGCCATCGTTCTCGGGGCCACCGCCTGTGGCGGCAGCAGCGACAACAAGAGCACCGGGGACGCGGCGAAGGACCCGGCCGGAGTCTCCGGGGACATCACGTACTGGGACACCTCGGACGCCACCAACGAGGCGCCTGTCTACCAGAGCCTGATCAAGGACTTCATGGCGAAGTACCCGAAGATCAAGGTCAAGTACGTCAACGTCCCGTTCTCCGACGTGGAGAACAAGTTCAAGACGGCGGCGCAGAGCGGCAAGGGCGCCCCCGACGTGGTCCGGGCCGATGTCGGCCTGATCCCGGAGTACGCCTCCAACCACTACATCGCCCCGCTGGACGGCACCGCCGCCCTCAAGGACACCGGCGACTTCACGCAGGGCCCGCTGAGCACCACCAAGTACGAGGGCAAGACCTACGGGGTCCCGTCGGTCACCGACACCCTGGGCCTGCTGTACAACAAGGAGCTCTTCGCCAAGGCCGGCATCACCAAGCCGCCGACCACGTGGGACGAGTTCATCTCCGTCTCGAAGACGATCAAGGCGAAGACCGGCGTCGCCGGCACCTACGTCAACCCGGACACGTACTTCCTGATGCCGCTGCTCTTCGGCGAGGGCACCGACCTCGCCGACGCGGCCGCCAAGAAGATCACGGTCAACTCGCCGGAGGCCGTCAGGGCGGTCACCAAGGCCAAGGAGATCTACGACACCTCGTCGGAGAAGGTCGACTTCGCCAGCGCCTACGACAACATGCAGACCTCGTTCAAGAACGGCAAGGTCGCCATGCTGATCCAGGGCCCCTGGTCGGTCGGTGACGACATCAGCGGCTCGGCCTTCAAGGGCAAGGAGTCGAACCTCGGCTACGCCCCGGTCCCGGCCGGCTCCACCGGCAAGCCGCAGGCGCCGACCGGCGGTCATGACCTCGCGGTCTACCAGGGCTCCAAGAACCTGGACGCCAGCTACCTGTTCACCGAGTTCATGACCTCCTCGGCCAGCCAGGTCACCATCGCGACCAAGACCGGCACCCTGCCGACCCGGACCTCGGCCTACACCCCCGCGGTGACCGCCGACCCGAAGATCGCCGGCTTCAAGAGCATCATGGACACCGCCCGCCCGCGGGTGGCGCTCCCCCAGGTCGCCAGCCTCTTCACCCCGCTCCAGCAGCAGTACGTGAAGATCCTGCAGGGCCAGGTCTCGGTCCAGGCCGGACTGAACGCCGCCGCGGCCGAATTCGGCAAGCTCCTGCCAGGCTTCACGGTCGCCAAGTAG